The stretch of DNA TGGTTCCTCGTTTCGGATTCATATGCTTATGGATCCGGATATGAATCCCATAAATCGCATCCGCATCCGcatccgaatccgaatccgaatccgaacTAGAAATGGGTTGCGATCAGAAACTCTTGTACACCAATAATCACTCTGTCTGATGGACTCGAAGCCGTTCGACTCGATCTCATCTCAACGAAATCATCCGTCCGATGGCGGAGTGAGCCCCTCGACGCCGTGGGCCGCGGTGTATATCAACGGAGTCGATCGAGGGTTGCGACCGCACGATCGGGATCAGATCGGAGCGTGGGCCGGCGATCGCCGCTTGAATTTCTCCTCCGGCGACGATGGAGCAGTTGTATCCTTGCTTCGAGTGCTTGGAGCGGCAGGTCCATTCTGATCTCTCGACCGATCTCTTCTTCCGCTATGGGGTCTCCGACACCGCACTCCCCTTCGGTTCTTCCGCCGTCCTTCAGGTCTGATTCCTTCTTTCTCCCTAAATTCATTCTTCCTTTTCTAGTTAATTCTTTAGAAAGTGGCACTTGAAAGTCCAATTGGTTTTTGATTCTAACGTTGCTTTAAGGGTAATAGCTTGGGTTTGAGCCGGGGAAGAAAACGGTAGTACTCGGGTGTGAAATTGGAAGGAGAGTAGTTGAGTTGAATGAAATGATGATAGTCGTTCCCCAGTgaaagaatgatgaagtcaacttAACTAGCCATTACCACGTTATGTGGATCTGGCATCATCACGAGATGGTTGGGTAATTTGATTGTGGTTTGTTCTGAGAGTAACATTGTTCTTGGCTATATTGAATCTAGGTCGGTACTTACTGGTTTCGACCAGCATTTTAGATCATGTTTCCATGTTCATGAAATCAACAAGAGACGTGTACACCTTTATACCACACTTATGCCACTCGACGTTCACAGGCTGATCCTTACAAGTGATGAGGCTATTACCATGGATCGTTTCTGTAAATATCATCCTTAAAAGCTGTTGCTTGAAGAAAAGCTCCTGGATATGAATCCTTGCTCTTATATTATCGGTCAGCTAGTTCAGAGATTTCTCAGTCTCCTATGGTTTCTAGAACAAGCACCGACTCTTACTTGGTGAAATGCTTTTCTTTGGTTGCAGGAGCTTTAAAACGTAAATACAAATCTACTgttcttttaaattttatatttgctaaattttcatttGTTGTACATGCACTATTAGATTTGGGTGGTTGAAGCTGGGTCAGTAAATCTTACGCAGAGCCTACTTAACCTTTAGATGTCCTATGAGGCGTCAGCTATTCCATACTGATGGAAGAGGCTTCGAAGATCTTCTTCCCATCTACAACaacatcaaagttttatttttatttttcaaaacaaCTACATCATCATCATTAAGGTATTTGATCTGAGTAAAGTCTTAAAAGAATGCCAAGCATGCAATTCAGTCTATTCAATCTGGATCATGTTTGGTTGAAAATTACCTCCATAATGAATTGAAATTATTGTTCGAGTAGTAACTTGTTTAATTTTATACTATATATTTCAGTTTAGAGATTATACCATGGATCATTTAGTTAGTTTGATGTTTAGGACTCCAAACACTGATGATAGACTTAAGATACAAATAATCTCTTTATTCATTGAAGCcacttttttttgtcttttgggcTATTAATTAAAAGAATAACTAATGCTAAGCCAATTCTATATTTGAGTGGATTGCCCTATTTTTTGTAAAATTACGTTCATAAAAACACCATTTCAGTGTAGAACTTTTTTGAATCTGTTATGAGTACCACTTGACCATTCAGTTGGTTTTATGTCACTACTTTTGCTGGTATATGATCCCTCTTCTTCTTACTGTAGGTCTACTTGATGGGGGAAGTAGACAATTTATTAAGGTAAAATtaagttttagaatttattgttcAAGTCAACATAATATGAAATGTTTTTTCAAAGAAAAAATTATCTGCCTGCTTTTTCATTACACCTTACTTTAGTGAACTGTGATTGATGGAGCAAAATTGCAGTGAGGAGGTCTCTGTTCAACTTGTTCTGATGGGATTATTTAATGAAAAGATTACGTCCTTGGGGCGGGATATGTAAGTCATCACATTATATTTCATATACTGAAAAGAGCATGTATATATCCGTTAACTCTTGACTTGAAGGGGTCCTTGCAGTTCTAGCAACTCTTCAGGAAGTCTTGGGGATAGTGCAGGTGGTAAAGATAAACAGTCTCCATCAGAGGAAGGTCAGTACCAAAGAGATGTTGGCAATAATATTGGTAGAAATGACTTACAATCTTCATAGCAAGATGTCTCCTTACTTTCTTTTATCTGTGTTGGTGAAGGTCTGGTAGCTGTGGGTCATGAAATTTCTGTTAGCACTCATGATCAGCAATATCTTTTAAGGGTCATTGCTGCAATAACTCCAGATGCCTATGTTGGTAGAGCTTCTTATGCCACAATCAGAAACCTCAGTTTAAAGTATTTGTCCGGAGCACTTGGGAACAACTCCAGTTCATTAGTAAATTTTTTTAGAGAAGGAAGAACTACTGACTATGATGTTGCAAACTTTCTAAAGTTAGTTGCTTACCCTGCTTCTGCAAGCAATCTTATAGGTAGTATTAGACACCCTAATATTTTCCCCGTTTTAGGTATTCTAGAAGCACCTGTATATTCATACTTATTGCATCCTAAAGCTCCATATACTCTGGAAAATGTTTTGAAATATAGCCCCACAGTTTTGAAGTCCGATTGGCACATAAGATTTTTGACCTAccagattctttctgctttagcaTACATCCATGGGTTAGGATTTGCCCATGGTAACATAAGCCCTTCGAGCATACATTTGAATGAATCACTTTGGGCATGTCTGAACATTAGTGAGATGGTGTGCTTGAAAGAAGCTTCTCATTCTGCTTCCAGAAAAGCATGTTGTTTCGCAGAGGAGTGCCCTTGTCAAGAAATTTATGCTGACTTTGGATTGTCAACATCTATGACTTGGAGTACCAGTTTCAGGCGCTGGTGGGCAGGTGATCTGAGCAACTATGAGTACCTTCTTTTGTTAAACAAGCTAGCTGGTAGAAGGTGGGGTGACCACTCATTCCATATGGTAATGCCATGGGTCATAGACTTCAGTGTGAATCCTGATGAAAATTCTCATGTTGGGTGGAGAGACCTTACAAAAAGCAAATGGCGGTTGGCCAAGGGTGATGAACAATTGGATTTCACATATTCTTCGTCGGAAATTCCTCATCATGTTTCAGATGAATGCCTCTCTGAGCTCGCAGTCTGCAGTTATAAAGCAAGAAGGTTACCTTTGTCAGTACTTCGGTCTGCTGTGAGATCTGTTTACGAGCCTAATGAGTATCCATCAAGCATGCAGAGACTTTACCAGTGGACTCCAGATGAATGCATTCCTGAGTTCTATTGTGATCCTCGAATTTTTACATCTCTTCACTCTGAGATGAGTGACCTGGCATTGCCATCTTGGACAACATCGCCAGAGGATTTTATTTCGATACATCGTGATGCGTTAGAAAGTGATCGTGTATCACGACAAATTCATCATTGGATTGACATCACCTTTGGTTACAAACTCTCAGGCGAAGCATCTGTTGAAGCCAAGAATGTGATGTTGCCTACTTCTAATCCATCAACACCAAAGTCGACGGGGCGCTTGCAACTttttactaaaccacaccctatgCGGCGTGGTGTCACGCCACATTCTCAGTATCATGGCCTAAAAGAATCATGTTTCAAGTGCCAACTGCAACATGAAGGGAAAGAAATATCTAGCATCACTAATGGATCCTCACATTTGGATCCTGAGGAACTTCTTTCAGGAACTAGGTATTTGGACAATCTAGAGACAGCTACTCTATTTTGTGAACAAACACGCCACCTCGATTCTGTTTATAATTACCAGGAGGAGTTTCTTGACTATACTTGCTCTTTAAAGTCTCAGCTAAGTGATCTTTCTATCATAGGCACTCTAGAAAAAACTAGCGATACGACTTCAGTTCCATCCGATTTTGATTTGGGTTGCCTTCTTGAGTGCTTTGAGGCTGATGATAACCTCTCCATGGGCTTTCAAGAGTCTCTCAACTGGAGACAGAAGTCATCATATTTGGGGGTATGTTCTGATAATTATGCCAAGGACATATTCTCTTATGGTTGCATATTGGCTGAACTTTATTTGAAGAGACCACTTTTTGATACTGTCTCATTtgctgcatacaaagaaagtggtGTCATGCCACGAGCAATTCAGGAACTGCCTCCTCATGTTGCACTTCTTGTTAAAGCATCTATCCACAGGGATTGGAGAAGGTATTTTTGATGCCATTCATGAGGATCCTGCCCTGAAACACTAACTCTATATTAGGCTTTCTCAAATAACATGATTCTTACATCTTTGTGCAAGATATTCTTCCATGGACATGTGAttgtatttttggaaagcagtGAAATTATTTAGTTTATGTGACAGAATAGGCAGCTTGAGTTACATTAAAACATTGTCTTTGTCTCAGTGTTACTCTATTTTGTCTTTATGGCTTTACTTTTTTATCCTGTTTTTGATCTTTAGTTATATGCATTAGGAGAACTTAATGCACATGCACTGAACCTTTTCTTTTTCATCAGGAGGCCATCAGCAAAATGCTTTCTCGAGTCACCATACTTTTCTCCATCAGTCAGGTCTGCATTCTTGTTTCTTGCACCACTTCAGCTTTTGGTTAACAGTGGTTACTGCTTTCAGTATGCTGCTAAACTTGCAAGTGGAGGAGCCCTCAAATCAATGGGGGCGTCTGCTGCAGAAATGTGTGCCTCTTTCTGCTTACCCCTTATGACATCATCTCTTTCGGATATTGAAACTGAATCAGCTTTGTGTCTACTAAAGGAATTTATAAATTGCTTGAGTTCTCCTGCTATAAAAGCATTGATTTTGCCCATCATTCAGAAGATTTTACAGGCAGGTCACTAccaatgtgaatatatatatttttaagctaATTGCATTACCTGCATGGAACATTATTCATAAAGACAAAATTGTTCCTGTCTAAACATTTGTATGATCATTACAGGCATCACAATATTCTCATCTGAAGGTTTCTCTCCTTCAGGACTCCTTTGTGAGGGTTTTGTGGAAGCAATTGGGTAAACAAGCATATCTGGAGAAGATGCATTCTTTTGTTATTGCAAATTTAGTCAATCCACCTAACAAAGTAACTGCATGTGCTGCATCTGTGGCACTGATTGGTTCAAGCGATGAGCTTGGTTATCCTATCACAATTCATCAGGTCTTTTTCTGCATGGGTACCCTATAAGTAGACTTCGTGTGTGTAATAACAGACATTTAAATTACATTTAACTTATGCTTCATCTTCCAGACTATCTTACCACTAATCCATTCCTTTGGAAAAGGACTCTGTTCTGATGGAATTGATGCTTTGGTTAGAATTGGTACTTCAGTTAATTGGGCTCTCCATTGTCTTTGATTTCATTTTCATTGATGATGAGTTGGACTTCTAATCTAGCATGATCAATTTGATTGCCAGGTAGCCTTCTGGGAGAAGCTTTTATCAGCGGACAGCTCTTGCCTTTACTTAGAAATATTATTCTCTCATGTATCAATGTTTCACAGATCAATAAGCCTGAACCCATGCGTAGCTGGAATGTGTTAACTCTGATTGATAGTTTTTCTACTTTAGATGGTCTCATTACGGTCATGCCAAAAGAGGCCATTCTAAAAGAGCTGATTCAGGTGAGGTGGTTttcttgattttatttatttcttgTTTTTATTTAACTTTGTGAAACCTATAAAAATTTGTTGATTGTTCTAATTTGCAGGACAAAGTTTGCCTCCATGTTAGGGTTCTTATGCAGACTCAGTTGGATCTATCTGTGGTTCAGGTAGTTCCTCTTCTGTTCTCTTTTTTCAGTTTTATGCAATTAGACTAAATTTTTGTCACCAGATGTGTTTTACCACACTAATTTATTGCTCAGTATATGGAATCAAGCATAAAGGCATATCtatattcttttttatcaatgCTATCTTATAATTGCTTGCCAGGTTGCTGCAGCCGCACTAATTTCACTCTGTAAAAGGCTTGGGCCAGATTTCACCAGCTTGTATGTATTGCCACAACTGAAAATTTTGTTTGATGAGCTGGCCTTTTCCCAATCAGCAACCCCTGGACCTGATGCATCTGGAAGGAATGTCAGGATCTCTAAGCAAAAAGTGGAAGAGGACATCCAGATTGAGAGTAGAATGGACCTTGTGTATGTTTAGTTCATATTCTTTTCAACTTCTGCTGCAAGAAAT from Musa acuminata AAA Group cultivar baxijiao chromosome BXJ2-11, Cavendish_Baxijiao_AAA, whole genome shotgun sequence encodes:
- the LOC103971409 gene encoding protein GFS12 isoform X2, with protein sequence MEQLYPCFECLERQVHSDLSTDLFFRYGVSDTALPFGSSAVLQVYLMGEVDNLLSEEVSVQLVLMGLFNEKITSLGRDISSNSSGSLGDSAGGKDKQSPSEEGLVAVGHEISVSTHDQQYLLRVIAAITPDAYVGRASYATIRNLSLKYLSGALGNNSSSLVNFFREGRTTDYDVANFLKLVAYPASASNLIGSIRHPNIFPVLGILEAPVYSYLLHPKAPYTLENVLKYSPTVLKSDWHIRFLTYQILSALAYIHGLGFAHGNISPSSIHLNESLWACLNISEMVCLKEASHSASRKACCFAEECPCQEIYADFGLSTSMTWSTSFRRWWAGDLSNYEYLLLLNKLAGRRWGDHSFHMVMPWVIDFSVNPDENSHVGWRDLTKSKWRLAKGDEQLDFTYSSSEIPHHVSDECLSELAVCSYKARRLPLSVLRSAVRSVYEPNEYPSSMQRLYQWTPDECIPEFYCDPRIFTSLHSEMSDLALPSWTTSPEDFISIHRDALESDRVSRQIHHWIDITFGYKLSGEASVEAKNVMLPTSNPSTPKSTGRLQLFTKPHPMRRGVTPHSQYHGLKESCFKCQLQHEGKEISSITNGSSHLDPEELLSGTRYLDNLETATLFCEQTRHLDSVYNYQEEFLDYTCSLKSQLSDLSIIGTLEKTSDTTSVPSDFDLGCLLECFEADDNLSMGFQESLNWRQKSSYLGVCSDNYAKDIFSYGCILAELYLKRPLFDTVSFAAYKESGVMPRAIQELPPHVALLVKASIHRDWRRRPSAKCFLESPYFSPSVRSAFLFLAPLQLLVNSGYCFQYAAKLASGGALKSMGASAAEMCASFCLPLMTSSLSDIETESALCLLKEFINCLSSPAIKALILPIIQKILQASQYSHLKVSLLQDSFVRVLWKQLGKQAYLEKMHSFVIANLVNPPNKVTACAASVALIGSSDELGYPITIHQTILPLIHSFGKGLCSDGIDALVRIGSLLGEAFISGQLLPLLRNIILSCINVSQINKPEPMRSWNVLTLIDSFSTLDGLITVMPKEAILKELIQDKVCLHVRVLMQTQLDLSVVQVAAAALISLCKRLGPDFTSLYVLPQLKILFDELAFSQSATPGPDASGRNVRISKQKVEEDIQIESRMDLVLLLYPFLASLISIEKLRQCCSTWFLLEQILQRYYNWKWDIVGETHRSSGESFSAQRLSIGRISSSVYNPAKLLLNDVGWSVPQSQGAKSGTSLLSSNKDMNEFPYTEKFKLSEQHYGTTDLKNHMPWFWFPSPDASSDAPDFLGRSGSLKDEPPWKIKASVLYSARAHPGAVRSIAVCHDECTFYTGGVGPGFKGSVQKWELARMNCISGYYGHDEVVNDICTLSVSGRIASCDGTIHVWNGDTGKLISAYAESSISFPLPTANKVAIEQSNMLIANELTGGILSNAFSGSLYTCMHYLDSVNKLVAGMGNGSVRFIDVLQDRKLQLWKTDAAEYSFSSLVSAICSCGSENSQADGGSSLPSWIATGLSSGHCRLLDVRCGNIIARWRAHDGYITKLAAPEDYLLVSSSFDRSLRVWDLRGSLASQLNVFRVHSDAITSFAMWSQDVISISRNKIALTSLSTSADQQGGRYQLSPQTLYSADRGTRSQSVLSTISILPFSRLFLVGTEDGFLKVCC
- the LOC103971409 gene encoding protein GFS12 isoform X1: MEQLYPCFECLERQVHSDLSTDLFFRYGVSDTALPFGSSAVLQVYLMGEVDNLLSEEVSVQLVLMGLFNEKITSLGRDMGPCSSSNSSGSLGDSAGGKDKQSPSEEGLVAVGHEISVSTHDQQYLLRVIAAITPDAYVGRASYATIRNLSLKYLSGALGNNSSSLVNFFREGRTTDYDVANFLKLVAYPASASNLIGSIRHPNIFPVLGILEAPVYSYLLHPKAPYTLENVLKYSPTVLKSDWHIRFLTYQILSALAYIHGLGFAHGNISPSSIHLNESLWACLNISEMVCLKEASHSASRKACCFAEECPCQEIYADFGLSTSMTWSTSFRRWWAGDLSNYEYLLLLNKLAGRRWGDHSFHMVMPWVIDFSVNPDENSHVGWRDLTKSKWRLAKGDEQLDFTYSSSEIPHHVSDECLSELAVCSYKARRLPLSVLRSAVRSVYEPNEYPSSMQRLYQWTPDECIPEFYCDPRIFTSLHSEMSDLALPSWTTSPEDFISIHRDALESDRVSRQIHHWIDITFGYKLSGEASVEAKNVMLPTSNPSTPKSTGRLQLFTKPHPMRRGVTPHSQYHGLKESCFKCQLQHEGKEISSITNGSSHLDPEELLSGTRYLDNLETATLFCEQTRHLDSVYNYQEEFLDYTCSLKSQLSDLSIIGTLEKTSDTTSVPSDFDLGCLLECFEADDNLSMGFQESLNWRQKSSYLGVCSDNYAKDIFSYGCILAELYLKRPLFDTVSFAAYKESGVMPRAIQELPPHVALLVKASIHRDWRRRPSAKCFLESPYFSPSVRSAFLFLAPLQLLVNSGYCFQYAAKLASGGALKSMGASAAEMCASFCLPLMTSSLSDIETESALCLLKEFINCLSSPAIKALILPIIQKILQASQYSHLKVSLLQDSFVRVLWKQLGKQAYLEKMHSFVIANLVNPPNKVTACAASVALIGSSDELGYPITIHQTILPLIHSFGKGLCSDGIDALVRIGSLLGEAFISGQLLPLLRNIILSCINVSQINKPEPMRSWNVLTLIDSFSTLDGLITVMPKEAILKELIQDKVCLHVRVLMQTQLDLSVVQVAAAALISLCKRLGPDFTSLYVLPQLKILFDELAFSQSATPGPDASGRNVRISKQKVEEDIQIESRMDLVLLLYPFLASLISIEKLRQCCSTWFLLEQILQRYYNWKWDIVGETHRSSGESFSAQRLSIGRISSSVYNPAKLLLNDVGWSVPQSQGAKSGTSLLSSNKDMNEFPYTEKFKLSEQHYGTTDLKNHMPWFWFPSPDASSDAPDFLGRSGSLKDEPPWKIKASVLYSARAHPGAVRSIAVCHDECTFYTGGVGPGFKGSVQKWELARMNCISGYYGHDEVVNDICTLSVSGRIASCDGTIHVWNGDTGKLISAYAESSISFPLPTANKVAIEQSNMLIANELTGGILSNAFSGSLYTCMHYLDSVNKLVAGMGNGSVRFIDVLQDRKLQLWKTDAAEYSFSSLVSAICSCGSENSQADGGSSLPSWIATGLSSGHCRLLDVRCGNIIARWRAHDGYITKLAAPEDYLLVSSSFDRSLRVWDLRGSLASQLNVFRVHSDAITSFAMWSQDVISISRNKIALTSLSTSADQQGGRYQLSPQTLYSADRGTRSQSVLSTISILPFSRLFLVGTEDGFLKVCC
- the LOC103971409 gene encoding protein GFS12 isoform X4 is translated as MGEVDNLLSEEVSVQLVLMGLFNEKITSLGRDISSNSSGSLGDSAGGKDKQSPSEEGLVAVGHEISVSTHDQQYLLRVIAAITPDAYVGRASYATIRNLSLKYLSGALGNNSSSLVNFFREGRTTDYDVANFLKLVAYPASASNLIGSIRHPNIFPVLGILEAPVYSYLLHPKAPYTLENVLKYSPTVLKSDWHIRFLTYQILSALAYIHGLGFAHGNISPSSIHLNESLWACLNISEMVCLKEASHSASRKACCFAEECPCQEIYADFGLSTSMTWSTSFRRWWAGDLSNYEYLLLLNKLAGRRWGDHSFHMVMPWVIDFSVNPDENSHVGWRDLTKSKWRLAKGDEQLDFTYSSSEIPHHVSDECLSELAVCSYKARRLPLSVLRSAVRSVYEPNEYPSSMQRLYQWTPDECIPEFYCDPRIFTSLHSEMSDLALPSWTTSPEDFISIHRDALESDRVSRQIHHWIDITFGYKLSGEASVEAKNVMLPTSNPSTPKSTGRLQLFTKPHPMRRGVTPHSQYHGLKESCFKCQLQHEGKEISSITNGSSHLDPEELLSGTRYLDNLETATLFCEQTRHLDSVYNYQEEFLDYTCSLKSQLSDLSIIGTLEKTSDTTSVPSDFDLGCLLECFEADDNLSMGFQESLNWRQKSSYLGVCSDNYAKDIFSYGCILAELYLKRPLFDTVSFAAYKESGVMPRAIQELPPHVALLVKASIHRDWRRRPSAKCFLESPYFSPSVRSAFLFLAPLQLLVNSGYCFQYAAKLASGGALKSMGASAAEMCASFCLPLMTSSLSDIETESALCLLKEFINCLSSPAIKALILPIIQKILQASQYSHLKVSLLQDSFVRVLWKQLGKQAYLEKMHSFVIANLVNPPNKVTACAASVALIGSSDELGYPITIHQTILPLIHSFGKGLCSDGIDALVRIGSLLGEAFISGQLLPLLRNIILSCINVSQINKPEPMRSWNVLTLIDSFSTLDGLITVMPKEAILKELIQDKVCLHVRVLMQTQLDLSVVQVAAAALISLCKRLGPDFTSLYVLPQLKILFDELAFSQSATPGPDASGRNVRISKQKVEEDIQIESRMDLVLLLYPFLASLISIEKLRQCCSTWFLLEQILQRYYNWKWDIVGETHRSSGESFSAQRLSIGRISSSVYNPAKLLLNDVGWSVPQSQGAKSGTSLLSSNKDMNEFPYTEKFKLSEQHYGTTDLKNHMPWFWFPSPDASSDAPDFLGRSGSLKDEPPWKIKASVLYSARAHPGAVRSIAVCHDECTFYTGGVGPGFKGSVQKWELARMNCISGYYGHDEVVNDICTLSVSGRIASCDGTIHVWNGDTGKLISAYAESSISFPLPTANKVAIEQSNMLIANELTGGILSNAFSGSLYTCMHYLDSVNKLVAGMGNGSVRFIDVLQDRKLQLWKTDAAEYSFSSLVSAICSCGSENSQADGGSSLPSWIATGLSSGHCRLLDVRCGNIIARWRAHDGYITKLAAPEDYLLVSSSFDRSLRVWDLRGSLASQLNVFRVHSDAITSFAMWSQDVISISRNKIALTSLSTSADQQGGRYQLSPQTLYSADRGTRSQSVLSTISILPFSRLFLVGTEDGFLKVCC
- the LOC103971409 gene encoding protein GFS12 isoform X3, whose product is MGEVDNLLSEEVSVQLVLMGLFNEKITSLGRDMGPCSSSNSSGSLGDSAGGKDKQSPSEEGLVAVGHEISVSTHDQQYLLRVIAAITPDAYVGRASYATIRNLSLKYLSGALGNNSSSLVNFFREGRTTDYDVANFLKLVAYPASASNLIGSIRHPNIFPVLGILEAPVYSYLLHPKAPYTLENVLKYSPTVLKSDWHIRFLTYQILSALAYIHGLGFAHGNISPSSIHLNESLWACLNISEMVCLKEASHSASRKACCFAEECPCQEIYADFGLSTSMTWSTSFRRWWAGDLSNYEYLLLLNKLAGRRWGDHSFHMVMPWVIDFSVNPDENSHVGWRDLTKSKWRLAKGDEQLDFTYSSSEIPHHVSDECLSELAVCSYKARRLPLSVLRSAVRSVYEPNEYPSSMQRLYQWTPDECIPEFYCDPRIFTSLHSEMSDLALPSWTTSPEDFISIHRDALESDRVSRQIHHWIDITFGYKLSGEASVEAKNVMLPTSNPSTPKSTGRLQLFTKPHPMRRGVTPHSQYHGLKESCFKCQLQHEGKEISSITNGSSHLDPEELLSGTRYLDNLETATLFCEQTRHLDSVYNYQEEFLDYTCSLKSQLSDLSIIGTLEKTSDTTSVPSDFDLGCLLECFEADDNLSMGFQESLNWRQKSSYLGVCSDNYAKDIFSYGCILAELYLKRPLFDTVSFAAYKESGVMPRAIQELPPHVALLVKASIHRDWRRRPSAKCFLESPYFSPSVRSAFLFLAPLQLLVNSGYCFQYAAKLASGGALKSMGASAAEMCASFCLPLMTSSLSDIETESALCLLKEFINCLSSPAIKALILPIIQKILQASQYSHLKVSLLQDSFVRVLWKQLGKQAYLEKMHSFVIANLVNPPNKVTACAASVALIGSSDELGYPITIHQTILPLIHSFGKGLCSDGIDALVRIGSLLGEAFISGQLLPLLRNIILSCINVSQINKPEPMRSWNVLTLIDSFSTLDGLITVMPKEAILKELIQDKVCLHVRVLMQTQLDLSVVQVAAAALISLCKRLGPDFTSLYVLPQLKILFDELAFSQSATPGPDASGRNVRISKQKVEEDIQIESRMDLVLLLYPFLASLISIEKLRQCCSTWFLLEQILQRYYNWKWDIVGETHRSSGESFSAQRLSIGRISSSVYNPAKLLLNDVGWSVPQSQGAKSGTSLLSSNKDMNEFPYTEKFKLSEQHYGTTDLKNHMPWFWFPSPDASSDAPDFLGRSGSLKDEPPWKIKASVLYSARAHPGAVRSIAVCHDECTFYTGGVGPGFKGSVQKWELARMNCISGYYGHDEVVNDICTLSVSGRIASCDGTIHVWNGDTGKLISAYAESSISFPLPTANKVAIEQSNMLIANELTGGILSNAFSGSLYTCMHYLDSVNKLVAGMGNGSVRFIDVLQDRKLQLWKTDAAEYSFSSLVSAICSCGSENSQADGGSSLPSWIATGLSSGHCRLLDVRCGNIIARWRAHDGYITKLAAPEDYLLVSSSFDRSLRVWDLRGSLASQLNVFRVHSDAITSFAMWSQDVISISRNKIALTSLSTSADQQGGRYQLSPQTLYSADRGTRSQSVLSTISILPFSRLFLVGTEDGFLKVCC